TAgtgttcattgtgtgtgtgtgtgtgtgtgtgtgtgtgtgtgtgtgtgtgtgtacagggtTGTCTGACAGAGAGGACTGGCTGGAGCTAAATGACAGAGAGTTGAAGACCATTTTTCCCGAAGTGAAGTCTGTGTTGGGTCAAGCTGCAGACAAAGCTCCTGGTCCTGTGGCAGGGCCAAATTTGGGGCCAGATGTGGGTCAAGGTGCGGGTCAAGGTGCGGGTCAAGGTGCGGGTCAAGGTGCAGGTCAAGGTGCAGGCCCCGGTGCAGGCCCCGGTGCAGGTCCAGGTGCGGGCCCCGGTGCAGGCCCCGGTGCGGGTCCAGGTGTGGGTCCAGGTGCTGTTGCAGAGCCCAGAGGACCAAACATCCCCATGCTGGCTAAACCTCCCACTAAGGTTGGACTTGTATCcgtatttttttattgcaggGACATCAGTCAACATCAGTCAACATCAGTCAATAAGTAACATTTGAAAATGGAGTCATGACCTTTTAAAATTGAAAGTCAAATTGaattgtggatttggagaaatgtgacattaattgtattacacattttaattacagcCAAGTACATTACACTTACATCAAACACAACTATAGTTACATAACTAAAGGCATTTTAATGCTTTAGTACTTAAATAAATTCATTGTATAATAGTGAAAGAGGTTCACGTTGATGACTCCATATTACTGTTAATGGAGTGATCTGATTTTGTGCCAGTCCAGGTTTGGAGTTGGGTCTAGAACAGTCCCTCATGTGACAGCTCCACTTTTTGATTTGGTTTGCTAAAATGCTTGTAAAGCTCACTCTCAATACCAATACACTTTGTGGACTATATATTTGGATGCTTGATATTCCTTTTCCATGAAGTGTTGAAGTTACCCTCCTATTTCTAGCTCTcgctgtttgtttattcacagaAAAAGACATTCCCAAACAAGAGAGGTCCACCGAGCCTGCAGAAAGATGGAAATATTTCTGACACAGTCGGTAGGGAAAACCACCAAGAGGTTGTTCaagatggagaaggagaggaggaggacaaagaaaagaagcttGTCAGGTGAACTGTTTGTTGGTTGCTATTTTTTACgtataaaaaacagtttttctaaCTATTGAGAAAAGTGGATGACATGTTAAAATGATATGGCTCAGGCGATCAGAATCAAATAGTTTCCAGCTGCACCCTGTAGACTTTGTTGCAGTACATGTATCAATAATTCAGGCATAAGACGTGTTTTTACTCATGCAGCTGGAGAGGAGCGATGATCGAAGCCGACCAGGCCACAGAGCCCCCACCCTCAGCCGATGAGAAAGACGCTGCGGCGGCCCTAGCCCCAGCCAATCCTGCTAACACTGTCCCACTGGAAGGTCAGTACTGAAATCCAGTTTTTGGAAATCATCTGGAATTCTTGCCAAGTGGTTCACAAAGTGAACGTGAGAAATCTAGGTCTGCAACCAGCAATATTCTCTGTTCTCCCcatctgtttattttcagaaaaaatccccaaatcttttaatgtttcataaaatatcataaactaaaaacaaagaATGTCCATGACAAGGTCCCACAGTCAGGGGGCACAACTTCACATGTCATCACAGTataaaacccaaagactttcACTTAAAGGGATACAGGGATATAAAAAAGCTGAAACTAGAGGAAGCACCAACTTTTAAGTTGACACTTTTCATTTCTTATTCATTCCTTTCCTGGGccttttgtttgtagtttcagctggaacTGTGGACAGACTGGAGGCAGTACGTGATGCCTTCAGACATGCATGGAAAGGATACAAGGACTACGCCTGGGGTCACGACGAGCTCAAGCCCATCTCCAAGTCTTTTGGCGAATGGTTCGGACTGGGTTTGACTCTCATTGATGCTCTGGACACCATGTGGATTATGGGCCTCAAAGAAGGTATTGGATGTCACttattccctctctctctcaacgCTGGGTGTCCTTTgaaatgtttcactgttttacTGCCAAATACGACTCCAATATATAGATATGACAGAGTTTTGATACAGATGCCAAAAGGATGTTCTTTTTTGTTAAAGTTAGTTTTGCATTTGGTCTCAACAAAAGGGGAATACACCAATTGTACACATTTACAGCGGTCTTCAAAAGTTTACAtgcacttgtaaagaacatgtatatcatggcagtcttgagttccaatgatttctacagctctcatttttctgtcataaaatgaacacatactactttgtcacaaaaaacattcatgaagtttgatgaatgaatgatgaatgtgcATATAtactaaaactaaataaatgcaGACAATGCCGTCTAGGAAAATCAACCctctgcctcctgcctcctgccccCTGGTCCTCCCCATCCTCACAAACTACCACTGCTTCCCTGTCGCCTAATGTTTTTACACTCATTTAATAATGTAATACGATTAAACAGTGTGTAAGTAAAGCCTTACAGCTCAGGCACTTCAGTGTGCAAGGTGTGATATGAGTGGTTGTCAAATCATATTGTATTGCTTGTATTGTATTCTTCCTATAATGTGACAAAGCCTTGGTCAGAGGCTGTCTCAGGAGATTGTTACAAGACCACTTTATCACGCCACCTGAGgcaaaacatgaacataaacatccTTTATCCacaatgtcaaataaatgtattcaaatgtaatcctttttttctgtctttccccTCCCACTCTTGTACTCTGCCTCACTCCACATAGAGTTTGCAGATGCAAAGAACTGGATAGAGAAAGACCTCACCTTCAGCAAGAACGTGGACGTGAATCTTTTTGAGACAACCATCCGTGTCCTTGGAGGCCTGCTGAGCACTTACCATCTAACAGGAGACCAACTCTTCTTAGAGAAAGCTGTGAGTCAGTCCATAAGAGGCTTTCTTATTATCCTGTATTCTTCTGTTGTGCAACAGTCAGTCTGAATAGAGCAGACAGAGGAAGTCATGACCGcctgtatttctgttttttctctctgcttcaaGAAAGACCTCGGGTCCAGGTTGATGCCTGCCTTCAAAACTCCCTCAAAGATCCCGTTCTCAGATGTAAACATCGGGAAGGGAACAGCCCACCCACCTCGATGGACATCAGACAGCACGCTGGCAGAGGTCACAAGCATTCAGCTGGAATTCAGAGAGCTGAGCCGCCTCACCCAGGAGCCACAGTACCAGGTCAGGGCACCAGGAGGGCCTTCATTACAATAAAATGTGCTTTAGTGTGTGACAAATAATTTTGATGTG
This portion of the Pagrus major chromosome 12, Pma_NU_1.0 genome encodes:
- the man1b1a gene encoding endoplasmic reticulum mannosyl-oligosaccharide 1,2-alpha-mannosidase encodes the protein MYPPSRKDFISLTLSDPHSHAYNNGKHRRQSCWRKWKQLSRLQRSLILFLLALLLIFGLLSYPSLTEQWRGLSDREDWLELNDRELKTIFPEVKSVLGQAADKAPGPVAGPNLGPDVGQGAGQGAGQGAGQGAGQGAGPGAGPGAGPGAGPGAGPGAGPGVGPGAVAEPRGPNIPMLAKPPTKKKTFPNKRGPPSLQKDGNISDTVGRENHQEVVQDGEGEEEDKEKKLVSWRGAMIEADQATEPPPSADEKDAAAALAPANPANTVPLEVSAGTVDRLEAVRDAFRHAWKGYKDYAWGHDELKPISKSFGEWFGLGLTLIDALDTMWIMGLKEEFADAKNWIEKDLTFSKNVDVNLFETTIRVLGGLLSTYHLTGDQLFLEKAKDLGSRLMPAFKTPSKIPFSDVNIGKGTAHPPRWTSDSTLAEVTSIQLEFRELSRLTQEPQYQEVVNEVMKLVHKLPGKQDGLVPMFINTNSGQFTHKGIFTLGARADSYYEYLLKQWIQGGKTEDELLEDYLQAIEGVKKHLVRQTGPSRLTFVGELSHNRFNPKMDHLVCFLPGTLALGAHNGLPGDHMDLALELMETCHQMYKQMETGLSPEIVHFSLQASDGRDVVVKPADRHNLLRPETVESLFYMYRFTKDTKYRDWGWDILQSFNNYTKVSDGGYTSINNVRDPVNPGPRDKMESFFLGETLKYLYLLFSDDMELLSLDKYIFNTEAHPLPIWPSPPK